From Zingiber officinale cultivar Zhangliang chromosome 5B, Zo_v1.1, whole genome shotgun sequence, the proteins below share one genomic window:
- the LOC121986741 gene encoding uncharacterized protein LOC121986741: MLEDSVKMLQSPVASSVAALSRPKAEKALALLPDWIFESGGAVSFSALRHPSSKLSSTWSASPLPPSVLSLPPSSKPDTSRLARTSRPDSATPPSSNSLQTVRSRRPGHHWGEPRDYAEELLCVAIAKLSDSCIERCADVIVDRFNINSLRDLENRGGERMVNVSCQLQAFNSLLLDFARHLPAFSRTSEKCLKLADFNTRSRIRSIFLKHQHKESGYTRLLRNHRSATDFAVLEDVMSFMRPIQMVILDDDCKLVGTEEAFSLTEVIQDSRFWTELEAIQSLVTLVKTMARAMETEQPSIGQCLTLWDELRSKIREWRAKFNNCDGDLVDELIEKRFEKNYRSAWAAAFMLDPLFLIRDSSGNYLPPFNRLSPEQDKDANRVVAQLVPAKDAPLALMELMKWRS; encoded by the exons ATGCTGGAGGACAGCGTCAAGATGCTGCAGAGCCCCGTGGCCTCATCCGTCGCCGCGCTCTCCAGACCGAAGGCCGAGAAGGCCCTCGCCCTACTCCCAGACTGGATCTTCGAGTCCGGCGGCGCCGTCTCCTTCTCCGCCCTCCGCCACCCGAGTTCCAAGCTTTCCTCCACCTGGTCGGCCTCCCCTCTTCCCCCCTCCGTTCTCTCCCTTCCTCCCTCCTCGAAGCCCGATACCTCCAGGCTCGCTCGTACTTCGAGGCCAGACTCCGCGACGCCGCCTTCTTCCAACTCGCTGCAGACGGTTAGAAGTCGTCGGCCGGGTCATCACTG GGGTGAGCCACGCGACTACGCCGAGGAGCTCCTCTGTGTCGCCATAGCCAAACTCAGCGACAGCTGCATCGAACGGTGCGCCGACGTCATTGTCGACCGCTTCAACATCAACTCCCTTCGTGACCTCGAGAACCGCGGCGGCGAGCGGATGGTGAACGTCTCTTGCCAACTCCAAGCTTTCAACAGCTTGCTATTGGACTTCGCCCGACATCTCCCAGCCTTTTCTCGGACGTCGGAGAAGTGCTTGAAGCTGGCCGACTTCAACACCCGGTCTCGAATCCGCAGCATCTTCCTCAAGCACCAGCACAAGGAGAGCGGCTACACGAGActcctccggaaccaccgttccGCCACCGACTTTGCCGTGTTGGAGGACGTCATGAGCTTCATGCGCCCGATCCAAATGGTCATCCTAGACGATGACTGTAAGCTCGTCGGCACAGAGGAGGCATTCTCCTTGACGGAGGTGATTCAAGACAGCAGATTCTGGACCGAGCTGGAGGCGATTCAGTCGCTGGTCACGCTGGTGAAAACCATGGCCAGGGCAATGGAAACCGAGCAGCCGTCGATCGGGCAATGCTTAACTCTGTGGGACGAGCTGAGGTCCAAGATTCGAGAATGGCGCGCCAAATTCAACAATTGCGACGGCGACCTGGTCGACGAACTGATCGAGAAAAGATTCGAGAAGAACTACCGGTCGGCGTGGGCGGCGGCGTTCATGTTGGATCCTCTATTCCTGATCCGGGACTCGAGCGGGAATTACCTCCCACCATTCAACCGCCTATCGCCAGAGCAGGACAAGGACGCGAACCGTGTCGTCGCCCAGCTGGTGCCGGCGAAGGACGCCCCCTTGGCGCTCATGGAGCTGATGAAGTGGCGATCGTAG